GAGCGGATCTTCAGTGTCCCTCCCTGGCGCATTGACTGGACCGCGTTCAAACAAATATTCAACACCGCCTGGCTAAAACGCTCCGGATCAAGTTCAACCAATAGAGCCGGCAACGGCTCAAGTTCGATCCTGATCTTCCGTCCCTGGCACTCCCGCGAAAGCAGTTTGAGCGTCTCTTCAAGCAATCCATTAAGATCTGTTTTTCGAAAATTCATTTTACCAGGCCGGCCAAAGGCGAGCAAATCATCGACTATCTTATTGATCCGGTCAAGCTGGCGCGGCACGATCTCGCTATAGTCGGCCATGAACCGCCGGTCCTTTATATTTTCCGGCAGGACCTGGGTCAACCCTTTGATCGCCGCCAGGGGGTTCTTGATCTCGTGCGCCATACCGGCCGCCATGGTCCCCAGAGCGGCCAGCTTGTCGTTCTCCGCCGACAGGTCTTTGATCTTTTTTAAGTAATAATATTCTCCCCGGAAAAACAGGCGGTCGATAAATTTCTGGATCAGGTCGCGCAGGGGCTGAAAGATAATAACGGAAATAAAAACCGCGCCCGCCAAAGCGACCCAATTACTGATACGCGCGACCCTGGAAAAATAATAGTTCAGCAGGATCAGGGAAAGGGAGAAAAATCCGGTAAAAAGAAAGGTCAGAGAGGAATAGACCAACCCTTCGAACAAAATAACATTAATATCAAATAATTTATGGCGGACGACCGCATAAAGGATCAGCGCCAGATAAAGCGGCATAAAGTAATGGCTGATCACCGGCAGGTCGAGGCGGACAATAGGAAAAAAGGCGGTCATCCCCCCCAGAAAACCGATCAGCGAGGCAAGAAGAACATATTTGGCCTGGTTATTTTTTTCTCCCACGTTTGACCGGAGATATTTTACCAGTTTTATAAAACCGACGATAAATAATAAGATCACATACGCGCCAAAAAATGGATAAACCGGCCCCGGGACCGGATAATAGCGAAGGCCAAAGATCGGGGCAACATCAACAACAAAATAACTGGTCAGATCAAACAGCAGAAAGGTCAGCGCGGCCATTGAGGCAAGCCCAAGCATCAATCGCCCTTTTTTCCATTCTCCAATAAAAGCGGCAACAAAACAAATAAAAAAAAGAGGGATCAGGATCGCGCCGCCAATATTAACCCTGGTCCAAAAAAGGACCTCCCCCCGGCCGGAAACAACCCCTCCCATAAATTGGCCAAAGCACCAGACCCCGATCGCCAGTGACATCATGGCCAGGGTAAGATTGACTATTTTGTCTCTGCCAAAAATGATCGCGGCCAAACCGAGCAGGAACGAAATAATAGAAACCAACAAAACCGAAGCGGTGTTAAATTCCATGATCGTTATTTTATCATAACCGACCCTTTCTTAGCCGCGGAATTATGTGCGCGGTTAAACTTCGCCAGATTGACGAATTCTCGTCACTCTTCTATCATTATATATATCCTCCCAAGCTAAGAGTGGATGGCAATACAATTGCTTTAATTACAACAAAGGAGCTTACTAATGAAAACATATTCAATTTTGGCTATCGATGATGAAAAAGACATGCTTACGACCTACGAATCGATCCTGAAAAAAAAGTACCACCTCTCTCTGGCTGGAAACGCGAATGAAGCGTTAATATCGATCGAGAGCAGCGAACCGGACCTTATCCTGCTTGATCTGCGCATGCCCGAAACGGACGGACTTGATTTACTAAAACAGATCCATCCCCGCTTTCCTGAAATCGATATTATTGTCGTTTCGGCTTCCAAAGATATTATTGACGCCGTTGAAGCAATGAAGCTGGGCGCGGTCGACTACATCCCAAAACCGTTTGAAGTCAGCGAACTTCTGATCACGGTCGAAAAAGCGCTGGAAAAGCACGCCCTGATCAAAGAAAATTTATATCTCAAAGAAATGCTCAAGGAATCCACTTCTTACTGCAACCTGATCGGCCAAAGCCAGGTAATGAAGCGGGTTTTTGGCACGATCGAAAAAGTGGCCCCGACCGAAAGCACCATCCTGATCCACGGCGAATCCGGGACCGGCAAGGAGCTGGTCGCCCGGGCGATCCACCAGAAAAGCCGCCGCGCCAATAAGCCATTTGTCGCGGTCAATTGCGCCGCGATCCCGGAGAACCTATTGGAGTCGGAACTTTTTGGCCACGAACGGGGCTCATTTACCGGAGCGCATGACCGCAAGCTTGGCAAGTTTGAGCTGGCCGACGAAGGGACCCTCTTTCTGGACGAGATAGGCTGCATGTCGGCCGCCATGCAATCCAAGCTGCTCCGGGTCCTGGAACACAAGATCATTGAACGGCTGGGAGGAGAAAAAGGGGTCAAGGTCGACGTCAGGATCATTTCCGCGACCAATATCGATTTCCAAAAAAGTATTGATGAAGGGAAATTCCGCGCCGACCTTTATTACCGGCTCAACGTTATTCCGGTCGAACTCCCCCCGCTCCGGGAGAGAAAAGATGACCTCCGCCTTTTAGCGGAATTCTTTATAAAAAAATTCAACAAAGAGCTTAATAAAAAGATCCTTGCTATCGCCGAGCCCGCGCTGGATGACCTGGATAACTATGACTGGCCGGGGAATGTCCGTGAACTGCAAAACGTCATTGAACGGGCGATCGTGCTGTCATCCGGCGAAATAATTGAAGAACTTAACCTGCCAACGGGAAAAGGAATGACCAAACCAGCCGCAGCAAGCAGCATCAATAAAACCCTTGCCGAATATGAAAAAGAGCTGATCCTGGAAGCTTTGCGCGCCAGCAAAAACAACCATTCCAAAGCGGCCCGCCAGCTGGGGATCCCCCGCTCCACCCTTAATTCCCGGATGGAATCGCTGGGGCTTGGTTAGATCTTAACCTGCGTCGCGCCGAAGTCTTCGCGCTAATGTAGGGCAAGGGTTTATCCCTTGCCGTAAAGTCTAGTTATGGAAAACAAACCGAAACGTAAAATAATTAGAGTGAAGGACTTTGATTATGCCACCGCAAGGCCTTATTTCATAACGATCTGCGCCAAAGACAAAAAGCCCTATTTTCTCAATAAACATTTAAACAATTTAATTATTAAGGAACTATTGGAACAAAAGAAAAAAACAAATATTAATATTTTCGTTTATTGTCTAATGCCAAATCATCTTCATTTATTATTAGCTCCAGGGGCAAAAGAAATATCGATTTCAACTTTTATCGGTGCCTTTAAAAGCTTAACTTCTAGGATTGCCTGGGATTTTGGGGTTTCCGGCAAATTATGGCAAAAGCGGTTTTATGATCGTATTGTAAGAAAAAAAGAAGACTTAGAAACTATCGGACAATATATATTGAATAATCCGGTTAGACAAACATTGGTATCCAAGTGGCAGGACTATGAATTTCTTGGATTACCTGATAGTTGGTAACCAGCCATCGGCAACGGACAAGCCGTTGCCCTACATTTATCCCTGATTCTTACCCTTGAAATTTCAGCAATTTCGTTAGAAAGCTAGATCTTAACCTGCGTCGCGCCGAAGATCCCGTCTATTTTGGTCAGACCGGCCAAAATCTTGTCGCTTACCGGACCATCAACGTTCAAGACCATGACCGCTTTTTCACCAACCTTGACCCGACCAACATCCATTGCCGCAATGTTGATCGATTCCCCACCCAGGAAGGTCCCGACTTTGCCGATCATCCCCGGCTTATCAATATTGGAAAGGATCAAGAGATACCCTTCCGGCACCGCGTCGACCCGGAACCCATCGATCTCCACCAGCCGGTCGCCGGCACCAACAAAGATCGTGCCGCTGACGGAACGCTCCCCTTTGGGGGTTGTCACTTTGACCCTGATCAGGCTGGCAAAATCCTTGGCTTCTTTACTTTTGCTTTCAATAACCTCGATGCCCCGTTCTTTGGCGACCAAGGGGGCGTTGACAAAATTAACCACCACTTCCATAACCGGGGAAAGAAGTCCTTTGAGAACAACCGTCGTAAGCGGCGAGACCTCGTTCTCGGCCACTTCGCCGGAATACTGGACGTAAACTTTGGCGATCGGTCCATCGGCCAACTGGGCCGCCAGGTTCCCCAGCTTTTCCGCCAGCCCCATGAACGGTTTGACCGGGGCGATCAGCTCCGGCTTCATCGATGGAATATTGACCGCCGACCGGGCCGCCCCCCCCTTTAAGACCTCAATGATCTGTTCAACTACGTCGACCGAAACGTTGACCTGCGCTTCAACAGTTGAAGCGCCAAGGTGAGGGGTCACGACAACATTGTCCAATTCAAATAACGGGCTCGATTCGCACGGCTCCTTCTCAAAGACGTCCAGGGCGGCGGCGGCGACCCGTCCGCTCTTGAGAGCGTCATATAGATCTTTTTCGTTGATGATCCCGCCACGGGCGACGTTAACCAGCCTAACCCCTTTTTTCATTTTGGCAATCATGGCGGCATTGACCATTCCGGCGGTCTCTTTGGTCTTGGGAATGTGAAAAGTAATGAAATCGGCTTCTTTAATGACGTCGTCAAAACTTTTTAGTTCGACCCCCAGGTTTTTGGCGTACGCTTCGGTCACGAAAGGATCGGAGGCAAGGACCTTCATCCCCATACCGAGAGCATAAGACGCTACCCGGCGGCCAATTTTCCCCAGGCCGACCACGCCAAGAGTCTTATTGAGGACCTCCACCCCTTTGAAAGATTTCTTGTCCCAGACGCAGGTTTTAAGCTTGCCGTGAGCCTGCGGGATCATCCGGGCCATAGAAAGCAACATCGCAAAGGTATGCTCCGCGGCGGCAACAGTGTTTCCCTCCGGCGAATTGACCACAATAACCCCGTTCTTGGTCGCGGTCGGCAGGTCGATATTGTCAACCCCGACCCCGGCCCGGCCGATGATCTTGAGTTTTTTGCCGGCTTCAATGATCTTGGGGGTGACTTTTGTTTCGGAGCGGACCACCAAAGCGTCGTATTCCGGAATAATTTTAATCAGTTCGTCTTCGGCAAGCCCAGTCTTCATCTCCGCTTCGATCCCGGCATCGCGGAACATTTTCAAGCCAATTTCTTCAAGTTTATCTGAGGCTAACACTTTCATTAGGACCCCTCCGTTCAGTAAATAAGGAATAGAGTAATTATATCACGCGGTATTAGCGCTTACGCTTATCAAAGACGACCAGGTAGGTTTTGCCAAGCTCGCGCCCCTCGCCGATCACCTTGATCACATAAATACCATTAGCCAATGGCTGGTTGGAAATATCGGATATTCCGCTGAATTCAACCTGGTTGTAACCCGCCCTGGCCAGCATCTTTAAGTTCCAATCCGGTCCGCGGCCGGCCGGGTTTAACACGACAAGATTGACCTCGGTATCCTTGGAAACGCTGAAAGCGACCGGCACCCCTTTCCCCGGGACCGGCGGATAAGTCGGGGAAAATGTCCCGGACGGAACAGAAAGCCCTTCGACTTTGGCCGGCCCGGTATCGACCGTCAACTCATAGTTCTTGGTAAGACGGCGGTCCTGGCCATCCCTGGCCTCGATCAATAGAGCGTAACTTCCGGCCGCCAGTTCCGCCGGGTCATAAAGCAGGGTTGAAACCTGGGACGTCTCCTGGGAAGCGGGATCCAGAAAAGAAGCCCGGTTATTGCTGTTGATAACAACTTTATTGTTAAAAGAAACCGTGATCGAAGCAAGGTCGACCCCGATCCTGTCGGAGATCACCAGTTTGAATTTCGGCAGGTAGTTGATCTTGTCCGAAACATTCAGCGGCATCCCGCTCTCGCGATTATAAGCAACGATCTGCAGGGAAAACTCGCCGATCCTAACGAACGCCGGAGGGAGTGAAAAAGCCGCCGGGAAGAAAAAACCAGGATAAAAGATCGTTATTTCCCCAAAAAGAGGAGACTGGCTGTCGATCGCCATTTTCGGCTCGACTACATAATTAGCTGAGCTGACCTTCTTCCCTCCGGAATCAATAATGCTCTGGGGGAGCTTGTAGTTGGCGCTTTGAGGCGCCAGCATTGCTGCTGCTCCGGTCAAGGCCAATAGAATAAATGCAATTTTTTTCACTCGATCTCCGGCGGCGGAACGGGATCTTCTTCTGTTTTAATATATTCAACCCCTTTAGGATCAAACCAATCTTTGACCAGCTTATCTTTTCTGGTCCCGACCGCCAGGACGTTATACTGCCCATCGGCGTTAGCCGTGATCTCGATCTCGGTCAAAGCACCATTAGCTTCCCCATAGGCTTGGCCAAAATGTTTCTTTGGAGAGACCCAAACCTGGACATTTTCGTTCAAGAATTTAAAGTAATCGGGAAGAATGATCCTGGCGCTCCCCCCTTCCACCGTCGCCACCCAGCGGTAAAGATTGTCACCTCGGGTCGGGCTTTCAACAAAGGAGTGGCGCAGGCGATACCCCTGGCTCGCTTTAGCTGGATCGGGGTGGACGATATCGAAAGAGCCTCCCCCTTTGGAAAGTGTTCCGTCAACAATACAATCACCCGCGACATGCAACAATGCCTGCGGATTATCAGTCCCAATCCCGGTATCATTCCACAAACAATTCATCCCCCCTTGAGCATACAACGCGTAGCCGGCCGCGCTATTCGTTTGACCGAATAAGGCATAATTTACCCCGGAACCTGATTGCGCCTCGGCAAATACGGCATAACCGGCATTCGACGCTGAAGTAAAATAACCACCATAATTAGCGCCAGTTGTTGAACTCGCGGTCCCATCAAAACCTATGCCAGTTGAATTTCTCGCTAGTCCTTTCACTCCATATCTGTCCCCGTTGCCATAAACCCCACTCCCA
This DNA window, taken from Candidatus Margulisiibacteriota bacterium, encodes the following:
- a CDS encoding transposase: MENKPKRKIIRVKDFDYATARPYFITICAKDKKPYFLNKHLNNLIIKELLEQKKKTNINIFVYCLMPNHLHLLLAPGAKEISISTFIGAFKSLTSRIAWDFGVSGKLWQKRFYDRIVRKKEDLETIGQYILNNPVRQTLVSKWQDYEFLGLPDSW
- a CDS encoding sigma-54 dependent transcriptional regulator, encoding MKTYSILAIDDEKDMLTTYESILKKKYHLSLAGNANEALISIESSEPDLILLDLRMPETDGLDLLKQIHPRFPEIDIIVVSASKDIIDAVEAMKLGAVDYIPKPFEVSELLITVEKALEKHALIKENLYLKEMLKESTSYCNLIGQSQVMKRVFGTIEKVAPTESTILIHGESGTGKELVARAIHQKSRRANKPFVAVNCAAIPENLLESELFGHERGSFTGAHDRKLGKFELADEGTLFLDEIGCMSAAMQSKLLRVLEHKIIERLGGEKGVKVDVRIISATNIDFQKSIDEGKFRADLYYRLNVIPVELPPLRERKDDLRLLAEFFIKKFNKELNKKILAIAEPALDDLDNYDWPGNVRELQNVIERAIVLSSGEIIEELNLPTGKGMTKPAAASSINKTLAEYEKELILEALRASKNNHSKAARQLGIPRSTLNSRMESLGLG
- the serA gene encoding phosphoglycerate dehydrogenase codes for the protein MKVLASDKLEEIGLKMFRDAGIEAEMKTGLAEDELIKIIPEYDALVVRSETKVTPKIIEAGKKLKIIGRAGVGVDNIDLPTATKNGVIVVNSPEGNTVAAAEHTFAMLLSMARMIPQAHGKLKTCVWDKKSFKGVEVLNKTLGVVGLGKIGRRVASYALGMGMKVLASDPFVTEAYAKNLGVELKSFDDVIKEADFITFHIPKTKETAGMVNAAMIAKMKKGVRLVNVARGGIINEKDLYDALKSGRVAAAALDVFEKEPCESSPLFELDNVVVTPHLGASTVEAQVNVSVDVVEQIIEVLKGGAARSAVNIPSMKPELIAPVKPFMGLAEKLGNLAAQLADGPIAKVYVQYSGEVAENEVSPLTTVVLKGLLSPVMEVVVNFVNAPLVAKERGIEVIESKSKEAKDFASLIRVKVTTPKGERSVSGTIFVGAGDRLVEIDGFRVDAVPEGYLLILSNIDKPGMIGKVGTFLGGESINIAAMDVGRVKVGEKAVMVLNVDGPVSDKILAGLTKIDGIFGATQVKI